In one Candidatus Nealsonbacteria bacterium genomic region, the following are encoded:
- a CDS encoding glycine--tRNA ligase gives MKDFTSKIISLAKRRGFIFQSSEIYGGFASSYDFGPLGVLMKNNIKRVWWDEMIKNHENIVGLDTAILMNPKVWQASGHLTAGFADSLLECKSCHKRFKEEEIKENRCPECGGELTNPKKFNLMMKTFVGSVEEEASTTYLRAETCQGIYMNFENVLKSMRMKIPFGIVQIGKSFRNEINPKNFIFRTREFEQMEMQWFCHPKEANKWFEFWKKERIDWYSNLGIKKESLRAKEIPAKERAHYAKRQVDIEYRFPFGWGEIEGVHNRGDWDLSNHSKYSGKDLRYFDEETKEKYFPHIIETSIGVERYLFAFLCNAYQEIKGGRTKTTKATKEVEILLKLNKKIAPIKVAVLPLVRNKPDLVKKAKQIYKLLKNHFVCQYDETGSIGRRYRRTDEIGVVLSATVDFQTLGDNTVTLRDRDTMMQIRVKTSELKEVIKKILSGEEFLKLGKIIKG, from the coding sequence ATGAAAGATTTTACTTCAAAAATTATATCTTTAGCTAAAAGGCGGGGATTTATTTTTCAGTCCTCGGAAATTTATGGTGGCTTTGCTTCAAGCTATGATTTTGGACCCCTGGGCGTTTTAATGAAAAATAATATTAAAAGGGTTTGGTGGGATGAGATGATTAAAAATCATGAAAATATTGTTGGTCTAGATACAGCAATTTTAATGAATCCCAAAGTTTGGCAGGCTTCAGGTCATTTAACTGCTGGTTTTGCTGATTCATTACTAGAATGTAAATCTTGTCATAAAAGGTTTAAAGAAGAAGAAATAAAAGAAAATCGTTGCCCAGAATGTGGAGGAGAATTAACTAATCCTAAAAAATTTAATTTAATGATGAAAACTTTTGTTGGTTCTGTAGAAGAGGAAGCTTCCACTACTTATTTGAGAGCAGAGACCTGCCAGGGGATTTATATGAATTTTGAAAACGTCTTAAAATCAATGAGGATGAAAATACCCTTTGGTATTGTCCAAATTGGGAAATCTTTCCGTAATGAAATCAATCCCAAAAATTTTATTTTTAGAACCCGGGAGTTTGAACAAATGGAAATGCAATGGTTTTGTCACCCTAAAGAAGCTAATAAATGGTTTGAATTTTGGAAAAAGGAACGCATAGATTGGTATTCTAATTTAGGAATTAAAAAAGAAAGTTTGAGAGCTAAAGAAATTCCAGCTAAAGAAAGGGCTCATTACGCAAAAAGACAAGTGGACATTGAATATCGTTTTCCTTTTGGTTGGGGGGAAATTGAGGGAGTTCATAATCGGGGGGATTGGGACCTTTCCAATCATTCAAAATATAGCGGAAAAGACTTAAGGTATTTTGATGAAGAAACCAAGGAGAAATATTTTCCCCATATCATTGAAACCTCAATTGGGGTAGAAAGATATCTTTTTGCTTTTTTATGCAATGCTTATCAAGAAATAAAAGGAGGGAGAACAAAAACCACAAAAGCTACAAAAGAAGTTGAGATTTTACTGAAACTAAACAAAAAAATTGCTCCAATTAAAGTGGCGGTTTTGCCTTTAGTAAGAAATAAACCAGATTTAGTCAAGAAGGCAAAGCAAATTTACAAATTACTGAAAAATCATTTTGTTTGTCAGTATGATGAAACAGGTTCAATTGGGAGGAGATATCGGAGGACAGACGAGATTGGAGTCGTTCTATCAGCAACGGTGGATTTCCAAACCTTAGGCGATAACACCGTAACTTTAAGAGATAGAGATACTATGATGCAAATAAGAGTTAAAACATCAGAATTAAAAGAGGTTATTAAAAAGATACTTTCAGGTGAAGAATTCTTAAAATTAGGAAAAATTATTAAAGGATAA
- the recO gene encoding DNA repair protein RecO: protein MFVHYRTKGIILKKVDRKEADQLFTLYTKDFGKLKILGKAIRKISSKLRSGMEIFYLSEIEFIQGKAYKTLTDAIVIEKFENLRKDLGKLTVAVKISEALDNLILGQEPDKRIWNLLLRVFKELDRVDFKIKNLELIYYYFFWKLLSILGYQPELYQCSICQKKLKPEKLYFSKKEGGIICQNCFLKEKSGREITPDAVKILRIILDKNNQIIFRLKVKREQLRLLENISKEYFREEN from the coding sequence ATGTTTGTTCATTATCGAACAAAAGGAATAATTTTAAAAAAAGTTGATCGCAAAGAAGCAGATCAATTATTTACTCTTTATACAAAGGATTTTGGAAAATTAAAGATTTTAGGAAAAGCTATACGTAAGATTTCTTCAAAATTAAGGTCAGGGATGGAAATTTTTTATTTATCTGAGATTGAATTTATCCAGGGTAAAGCTTATAAAACCTTAACAGACGCAATAGTGATTGAAAAATTCGAGAATTTAAGAAAAGATTTAGGAAAACTGACCGTAGCTGTTAAAATCTCAGAAGCTTTAGATAATTTGATTCTGGGCCAAGAACCGGATAAGAGAATTTGGAATTTATTATTAAGAGTTTTTAAAGAATTAGATAGGGTTGATTTTAAAATTAAAAACTTAGAACTCATTTATTACTATTTTTTCTGGAAACTTCTTTCAATATTAGGTTATCAGCCCGAACTCTATCAATGTTCTATCTGTCAAAAAAAATTAAAACCTGAAAAACTCTATTTTAGTAAAAAAGAAGGAGGAATTATCTGCCAAAACTGTTTTTTGAAAGAAAAATCAGGCAGAGAGATTACCCCCGATGCAGTTAAGATACTAAGAATTATACTTGATAAAAACAATCAAATTATATTTAGATTAAAGGTCAAAAGGGAACAACTTAGGTTACTCGAAAACATCTCAAAAGAGTATTTCAGAGAAGAGAACTAA
- a CDS encoding hydroxymethylglutaryl-CoA reductase, degradative — MRKNSRIPEFFKLKRKGKIKIVKNFANLTDKEIKIIEKGFLEPEIRDKIIENVIGTFPLPYAIAVNFLINQKDYLVPMVIEEPSVVAAACYGARLTRESGGIFAKSLGNLMIGQIYIIDLKNPQRAKKKILKEKKEILKIANRQNPILTELGGGAKDLETKIFKKTKIGPILRIHLLIDTKDAMGANTVDTMVEQTAPFIEKIIGEKVLLKIVSNLAEKRLVEVKTIVTKKALKKEGFPPEETIQKIVKAQVLAETDIYRAVTNNKGILNGMGAVALATGNDWRALEAGAHGFAAKSGKYKPLAVWRKNKEGNLTGKMTVPIAVGIVGGITQVHPTARISLKILKVKSAQELAQVIASVGLVQNLAALRALVSEGIQSGHMKLHVRNIAMAVGAKGKTVDKIAKQMVKEKKINIERAKEIFEQFKK, encoded by the coding sequence ATGAGAAAAAATAGCAGAATTCCAGAATTTTTCAAGTTAAAGAGAAAAGGAAAAATCAAAATTGTAAAAAATTTCGCTAATTTAACTGATAAAGAAATTAAAATAATTGAGAAAGGATTTTTAGAGCCAGAAATAAGAGATAAAATAATAGAAAACGTTATTGGGACATTTCCTCTTCCATACGCTATTGCTGTAAACTTTTTAATTAACCAGAAAGATTATCTTGTGCCAATGGTTATTGAAGAACCTTCTGTAGTAGCTGCCGCTTGTTATGGAGCAAGATTAACAAGAGAAAGCGGGGGAATATTTGCCAAAAGTTTAGGAAATTTGATGATAGGTCAAATTTATATAATTGATCTAAAAAATCCTCAAAGAGCTAAAAAAAAGATATTAAAAGAAAAAAAAGAAATTTTAAAAATTGCCAATAGACAAAACCCCATTTTGACAGAATTGGGAGGAGGGGCAAAGGATTTAGAAACAAAAATATTTAAAAAAACAAAAATCGGTCCAATTCTAAGAATTCATCTATTAATTGATACTAAAGATGCCATGGGAGCTAATACGGTGGATACGATGGTTGAACAAACAGCTCCCTTTATTGAAAAAATTATAGGCGAGAAAGTTCTTTTGAAAATAGTTTCCAATTTAGCTGAAAAAAGATTGGTGGAGGTAAAGACAATAGTAACAAAAAAAGCTTTAAAAAAAGAAGGTTTTCCTCCTGAAGAAACAATTCAAAAAATTGTCAAAGCTCAAGTTTTAGCCGAAACTGATATTTACCGGGCAGTGACTAATAATAAAGGAATTTTAAACGGGATGGGAGCAGTAGCTTTGGCTACTGGAAATGACTGGCGAGCGCTTGAAGCCGGAGCTCACGGTTTTGCAGCAAAATCAGGAAAATATAAACCTCTGGCTGTCTGGAGAAAAAATAAAGAAGGAAATTTAACTGGCAAAATGACAGTTCCCATAGCAGTTGGTATAGTAGGAGGTATAACCCAGGTTCATCCAACAGCCAGAATTTCCTTAAAGATTTTAAAAGTAAAATCAGCTCAAGAATTAGCCCAGGTAATAGCTTCTGTAGGTTTGGTTCAAAATTTGGCAGCTTTAAGAGCTTTGGTTTCAGAAGGAATTCAGTCAGGCCATATGAAATTGCATGTCAGGAACATAGCCATGGCAGTGGGAGCTAAAGGGAAAACAGTTGATAAAATAGCTAAACAGATGGTTAAAGAGAAAAAAATCAACATTGAAAGAGCTAAGGAGATTTTTGAGCAATTTAAGAAATAA
- a CDS encoding class I tRNA ligase family protein gives MKINFPKTEKRVLKFWKKNKIFGKSLKKRKNRPRFVFYEGPPYANGRPGIHHLLARAFKDIICRYKTMQGFFVARKAGWDTHGLPTEIEAEKKLGIKSKKEIKKLGIEKFIKECKRNVFTYKKEWEEFTERIGYWLDLKNAYITCSNNYIESIWWILKEVYKKGLLYQDFKVVHYCPRCGTSLSTHEVAQGYKKIKEPSIFIKLRIKNLEFKGSYLLVWTTTPWTLPGNVAVAVNPNFTYAKVKIGNEYLILAKDRISASGIKGEIVEEFKGKDLIDLRYEGLYPIDYETSKNAYRVILGDFVSLEEGTGLVHLAPAFGEEDMEVIRTQNKKHKTKNIPEIPILLTINEEGRFNLNVKKWAGMYFKDADPLIIEDLKQKNLLFKEELCEHDYPFCWRCKNPLLYYAKKSWFIKMKRVKQDLIKNNKKINWVPAYLKEGRFGEWLREVKDWALSRERYWGTPLPVWKCKTCLNSEVIGGKQDLLKQKFSTNKYLILRHGETIYVEGLKEIIYSKSDNSSLGLTKKGKKQINTLAKKLKKSKIDLIFSSDYLRTRKTADIIAKELGLKVNFDRRLRDINLGIYKGKRKEELYKAFLNIKERFYKKPKNGEDWLSCRRRMISFIKEIDRKYQNQTILIISHGDPLWILEGTLRGLSQEEFVKQKIQKKTIKPGELRRIRFNLLPLNKKGEFDFHRPYIDEVKFSCQRCGGLMERVPELIDCWFDSGSMPFAQYHYPFENKKIIDQRKQFPADFISEGVDQTRGWFYTLLAISTLVGKGPSYKNVVSLGHILDEKGEKMSKSKGNVVNPWYIAEKYGVDAVRWYFYTVNQPGDSKLFSEKDVQERLKKFIMNFWNCFCFFTTYIPVNYSPFSNRKRSLPKSKNILDKWIISKLNKLILDTTKLLDKYDITAAARLLENFVVNNLSLWYIRRSRKRFQRPETKRELKEASQTLGFVLLTLTKLTAPFIPFLSEAIYQKVQDSRFKIQGFKSVHLEDWPKIEKKKINKKLNKKMEEVRKIVGLALAERVKAGLKVKQPLQELKIKNQDLRKEKELLELIKEEVNVKKITFGKTLKLDTKISPELKKEGILREVIRNLQQMRKEASCTPKDIILIQFKGEEKITRFLLKNREEIIRKTKAKDLIESKKRKFKMEKELDIEGEKLKLSIKKIRRAKV, from the coding sequence ATGAAAATTAATTTTCCAAAAACAGAAAAAAGAGTTCTGAAGTTTTGGAAAAAAAACAAAATATTTGGGAAAAGTTTAAAAAAGAGAAAAAATAGGCCAAGATTTGTTTTTTATGAAGGCCCACCTTATGCCAACGGTAGACCTGGTATTCATCATCTTTTAGCTCGTGCTTTTAAAGACATTATCTGTCGTTATAAAACCATGCAGGGATTTTTTGTTGCAAGAAAGGCTGGTTGGGATACTCATGGTTTACCTACTGAAATAGAAGCTGAGAAAAAATTAGGAATTAAGAGTAAAAAAGAAATTAAGAAATTAGGTATTGAGAAGTTTATTAAAGAATGTAAAAGAAACGTTTTTACTTATAAAAAAGAATGGGAAGAATTTACTGAAAGAATTGGATATTGGCTTGATTTAAAAAATGCCTATATTACCTGTAGTAATAATTATATTGAATCAATCTGGTGGATTTTAAAAGAAGTTTATAAAAAAGGACTTTTATACCAAGACTTTAAAGTTGTTCATTATTGTCCAAGATGTGGAACTTCTCTTTCCACTCATGAGGTAGCTCAGGGCTACAAAAAAATAAAAGAACCTTCAATTTTCATAAAACTGAGGATAAAAAATTTAGAATTTAAGGGTTCTTACCTGTTGGTCTGGACAACAACACCCTGGACATTGCCGGGTAATGTAGCTGTTGCTGTAAATCCTAATTTTACTTATGCAAAAGTAAAGATTGGTAATGAGTACTTAATATTAGCCAAAGACAGAATTTCAGCTTCTGGCATAAAAGGGGAGATTGTAGAAGAATTTAAAGGAAAGGATTTGATTGATTTAAGATATGAGGGTCTATATCCGATAGATTATGAGACTTCAAAGAATGCCTACAGAGTAATTTTAGGAGATTTCGTTTCTTTAGAAGAAGGGACAGGATTAGTTCATTTAGCTCCTGCTTTTGGAGAAGAAGACATGGAAGTGATTAGAACTCAGAATAAAAAACATAAAACTAAAAATATTCCTGAAATTCCGATTTTGTTAACAATTAACGAAGAAGGGAGATTTAATCTTAACGTTAAAAAATGGGCCGGAATGTATTTTAAGGATGCCGACCCTTTAATAATTGAAGACTTAAAACAAAAAAACCTTTTATTCAAAGAGGAATTATGTGAACATGATTATCCTTTTTGTTGGAGATGCAAAAACCCTTTACTTTATTATGCAAAAAAGAGCTGGTTCATTAAGATGAAGAGAGTTAAGCAGGATTTAATTAAAAACAATAAAAAAATTAATTGGGTTCCAGCTTATTTAAAAGAAGGCAGATTCGGAGAGTGGTTGAGAGAAGTTAAAGATTGGGCACTTTCTCGGGAAAGATATTGGGGGACTCCTTTACCTGTTTGGAAATGCAAAACCTGTCTAAATTCAGAAGTTATAGGCGGTAAACAAGACCTTTTGAAACAAAAATTTAGTACCAATAAATATCTTATTTTACGGCATGGAGAAACAATTTATGTAGAAGGACTTAAAGAAATAATTTATTCTAAATCAGATAATTCTTCGCTTGGTTTAACGAAAAAAGGAAAAAAACAAATAAACACTTTAGCTAAAAAACTCAAAAAATCCAAGATTGATTTAATTTTTTCTTCAGATTATTTAAGGACAAGAAAAACTGCAGATATTATTGCTAAAGAACTCGGTCTTAAAGTAAATTTTGATAGAAGATTGAGAGATATAAATTTAGGGATTTATAAAGGAAAAAGAAAAGAAGAACTTTATAAAGCTTTTTTAAACATAAAAGAAAGGTTTTACAAAAAACCAAAAAACGGAGAAGATTGGTTGAGTTGCAGGAGAAGGATGATTAGTTTCATAAAAGAAATTGATAGAAAATATCAAAATCAAACCATTTTAATTATTAGCCATGGAGACCCCTTATGGATTTTGGAAGGAACTCTTAGGGGATTATCTCAGGAAGAATTTGTTAAACAAAAAATTCAGAAAAAAACAATAAAACCAGGAGAGCTAAGAAGAATCAGATTTAATTTATTGCCTCTTAACAAAAAAGGAGAATTTGATTTTCACAGGCCTTATATTGATGAAGTGAAGTTTTCCTGCCAAAGATGTGGGGGTTTGATGGAAAGAGTTCCTGAACTAATTGATTGTTGGTTTGATTCAGGCTCAATGCCTTTTGCCCAATACCACTATCCTTTTGAAAATAAAAAGATTATTGACCAAAGAAAGCAGTTTCCGGCAGATTTTATTTCAGAAGGAGTGGACCAGACCAGGGGTTGGTTTTATACTCTACTTGCAATTTCTACTTTAGTTGGGAAAGGTCCAAGTTATAAAAATGTTGTTTCTTTAGGACATATTTTAGATGAAAAGGGTGAAAAAATGTCGAAATCAAAAGGAAATGTGGTTAACCCCTGGTATATTGCTGAAAAATATGGCGTAGATGCTGTCCGTTGGTACTTTTATACTGTCAATCAGCCAGGTGATTCAAAATTATTTTCAGAAAAAGATGTACAAGAGCGTCTAAAAAAATTTATTATGAATTTCTGGAATTGTTTTTGTTTTTTCACAACATATATTCCTGTAAACTATTCCCCGTTCTCTAATAGAAAAAGAAGCTTACCAAAAAGCAAAAACATTTTAGATAAGTGGATTATATCTAAGTTAAACAAACTAATTTTAGATACAACAAAATTATTAGATAAATACGATATTACAGCTGCTGCTCGTTTACTTGAAAACTTTGTCGTTAATAATCTGTCTTTATGGTACATAAGAAGGTCAAGAAAAAGATTTCAAAGACCGGAAACAAAGAGAGAGTTAAAAGAAGCTTCCCAAACTTTGGGTTTTGTGCTTTTAACTTTAACTAAATTAACAGCTCCCTTTATTCCTTTTTTGAGTGAAGCAATTTATCAAAAGGTTCAAGATTCAAGATTCAAGATTCAAGGTTTTAAAAGTGTTCATTTAGAAGACTGGCCGAAGATAGAAAAGAAAAAGATTAATAAAAAATTGAATAAAAAAATGGAAGAAGTTAGAAAGATAGTAGGTTTAGCTTTAGCTGAAAGAGTAAAGGCTGGTTTGAAAGTGAAACAACCTTTACAAGAATTAAAAATTAAGAATCAAGATTTAAGGAAAGAAAAAGAATTATTAGAACTGATTAAAGAAGAAGTTAATGTTAAGAAAATCACCTTTGGTAAAACTTTAAAATTAGATACAAAAATTAGTCCTGAGTTAAAAAAAGAAGGTATCTTAAGAGAAGTTATTAGAAATTTGCAGCAAATGAGAAAAGAAGCCAGCTGTACTCCAAAAGATATTATCCTAATTCAGTTTAAGGGAGAAGAAAAGATTACTCGATTTTTATTAAAAAATAGAGAAGAAATTATTAGAAAAACAAAAGCAAAAGATTTGATAGAAAGTAAAAAAAGAAAATTTAAAATGGAAAAAGAGCTTGATATTGAGGGAGAAAAGTTAAAGTTATCTATTAAGAAAATTAGAAGGGCAAAAGTTTAA
- a CDS encoding insulinase family protein has product MYKKTIFKNGLRLITIPQKNTQAVTILILVGTGSKYETKELNGISHFLEHMYFKGTKKRPSSIEVSETLDRIGGIYNAFTSEEYTGYFAKVAFTHLEIALDWASDIFLNSTLPEKEIEKEKGVIIEEINMRYDHPMSYIQILWQKLLYGDQPAGWDIAGTKESVNNINRKKLIDYMKRQYVASNTIVCVAGRINASLVVKKIKKYFSKIKKFQSLKKSPVIEKQSEPNLLLHTKETDQAHLYLGTRAYNLFHPQKYSQKLLAVILGGMMSSRLFVKIREEMGAAYYISTESVSYPDSGYFTTGAGVDNKKIEKVILAILKEYKNISRKKVPQKELKKAKDCIKGKTALLLESSNVQASFYANQELLEKKILTPEQIFKKIDKVTTTDILKVAKDIFQPQKLNLAIIGPFKNKKRFRKLLKI; this is encoded by the coding sequence ATGTATAAAAAAACTATCTTTAAAAACGGACTAAGATTAATAACCATTCCTCAGAAAAACACTCAAGCTGTAACGATTTTGATATTAGTCGGGACCGGTTCAAAATATGAGACAAAAGAGCTCAATGGGATTTCTCATTTTTTAGAACATATGTACTTTAAAGGAACAAAAAAAAGACCTTCATCTATAGAGGTTAGCGAGACCTTAGATAGAATAGGCGGAATTTATAATGCTTTTACTTCAGAAGAATATACGGGATATTTTGCCAAGGTAGCCTTTACTCATCTTGAAATTGCTTTAGACTGGGCTTCTGATATTTTTTTAAACTCTACTTTACCTGAAAAAGAGATAGAAAAAGAAAAAGGAGTAATTATTGAGGAGATTAATATGAGGTATGACCATCCTATGTCTTATATTCAGATTTTATGGCAAAAGCTTTTATACGGGGACCAACCAGCTGGTTGGGATATTGCAGGAACAAAAGAAAGCGTAAATAATATTAACAGAAAAAAGCTAATTGATTATATGAAAAGACAATATGTAGCTTCAAATACAATTGTTTGTGTGGCAGGTAGAATAAACGCTTCTTTAGTAGTTAAAAAGATAAAGAAATATTTTTCTAAAATAAAAAAATTTCAATCTTTAAAAAAATCTCCTGTAATTGAAAAACAATCGGAGCCTAATTTGCTTCTACATACAAAGGAAACCGACCAAGCTCATTTATATTTAGGAACAAGAGCATATAATCTTTTTCATCCCCAAAAATATAGCCAGAAATTATTAGCAGTAATTTTAGGAGGAATGATGAGCTCGAGATTATTCGTAAAAATAAGAGAGGAAATGGGAGCTGCTTATTATATCAGTACAGAATCTGTTTCATATCCTGATAGTGGATATTTTACTACCGGGGCTGGAGTGGATAATAAAAAAATAGAAAAGGTGATTTTAGCCATATTGAAAGAATATAAAAACATTTCTCGAAAAAAAGTTCCTCAAAAAGAATTAAAAAAAGCTAAAGATTGTATAAAAGGAAAAACAGCTCTTTTGTTAGAGTCTTCTAATGTTCAAGCTTCTTTTTATGCTAACCAGGAGCTTTTGGAAAAAAAGATTTTAACCCCGGAGCAAATATTTAAAAAAATTGACAAAGTTACCACAACAGATATTTTAAAAGTAGCGAAAGATATTTTTCAACCCCAAAAGTTAAATTTGGCTATAATTGGGCCATTTAAGAATAAAAAAAGGTTCAGGAAATTGTTAAAAATTTAA
- a CDS encoding arginine--tRNA ligase, which produces MVRKKLINLIKKSIKNLQKEGVFPKFDILEIQIEHPEKRIYGDYATSVALKIGKILKKKPMETAENLKSQILNLKPDLLKKIEAVRPGFINFFLSDKYLQEQVGKILKEKEKFGELKIGRNKKVQVEFISANPTGPLTLGNGRGGFCGDVLANVLTKTGYKVEREYYINDIGEQIKKLGHSVIGDPEGVYKGKYIDNLRGKIKGNNPYEVGQKAAKIILKEMIKPSVKKMGIKFDVWFSEKSLEKNKEIDKALKLLKKKKFTYEKDGALWFKSSKFGDDKDRVLVRSNNEKTYFASDISYLKNKFKRKFNYIIYFWGADHYGYVNRIKAAAEALGYKKEQVKIIIMQMVKLFKGGKEIRMSKRTGTYVVLDELIDEVGLDAARFFFLERNPESHLNFDLSLAKEQSEKNPVYYIQYAHARICSIMRKLKVKSLKLKIKNQDLKLLSHPSELALIKQLIRFPEIIEDTAKDYQVQRIPQYAVELASVFHRFYRDCKVIVEDDDLKKARISLITATKIVLKNTLDLMGISAPEKM; this is translated from the coding sequence ATGGTGAGAAAAAAACTAATAAATTTAATTAAGAAATCAATAAAGAATCTTCAAAAAGAGGGAGTTTTTCCAAAATTTGATATTCTTGAAATTCAAATTGAACATCCGGAAAAGAGAATTTATGGTGATTATGCAACAAGTGTTGCTTTAAAAATTGGAAAAATTTTGAAAAAAAAGCCAATGGAAACAGCAGAAAATCTTAAATCTCAAATTCTAAATCTCAAACCTGATTTATTAAAAAAGATTGAAGCAGTTAGACCAGGATTTATTAATTTTTTTCTTTCTGATAAATATCTACAAGAACAAGTCGGTAAAATTTTAAAAGAAAAAGAAAAGTTTGGGGAATTAAAAATAGGTAGAAATAAAAAAGTTCAGGTAGAATTTATTTCTGCTAATCCAACAGGACCTTTAACTTTAGGAAATGGTCGAGGGGGATTTTGTGGAGATGTTTTAGCAAATGTTTTGACCAAAACAGGATACAAAGTAGAACGGGAATATTATATCAATGATATTGGAGAACAAATAAAAAAATTAGGACACTCAGTTATCGGCGACCCCGAAGGAGTATATAAAGGTAAATATATTGATAATTTAAGAGGAAAGATAAAAGGAAATAATCCGTATGAGGTTGGACAGAAAGCAGCGAAAATTATTTTAAAAGAGATGATAAAACCTTCGGTTAAAAAAATGGGAATAAAATTTGATGTCTGGTTTTCGGAGAAAAGTTTAGAGAAGAATAAAGAGATAGATAAAGCCTTAAAATTGCTAAAAAAGAAGAAATTCACTTATGAAAAAGATGGGGCTTTATGGTTTAAATCAAGTAAATTTGGCGATGATAAAGATAGGGTTTTAGTAAGGTCAAACAATGAAAAAACCTATTTTGCTTCTGATATATCTTATTTAAAAAATAAATTTAAGAGAAAATTTAATTATATTATTTATTTTTGGGGAGCTGACCATTATGGTTATGTTAACAGAATAAAAGCAGCAGCTGAAGCTTTAGGTTATAAAAAAGAGCAGGTGAAAATTATTATCATGCAGATGGTAAAACTTTTTAAGGGAGGCAAAGAGATTAGAATGTCTAAGAGAACAGGTACTTATGTTGTTTTAGATGAATTAATTGATGAGGTAGGATTAGATGCAGCCAGGTTTTTCTTCTTAGAGAGAAATCCAGAAAGTCATTTGAATTTTGATTTGAGTTTAGCAAAAGAACAATCAGAGAAAAACCCGGTTTATTATATTCAATATGCTCACGCCAGAATATGTAGCATTATGAGAAAGTTAAAAGTTAAAAGTTTAAAATTAAAAATTAAAAATCAGGATTTAAAACTATTAAGTCATCCAAGCGAATTAGCTTTAATTAAGCAACTCATTCGTTTTCCAGAAATTATTGAAGACACTGCAAAAGATTATCAAGTACAAAGGATACCCCAATATGCTGTTGAGTTAGCTTCAGTCTTTCATCGATTTTATCGAGATTGTAAGGTAATAGTGGAAGATGATGATTTAAAGAAAGCAAGAATTTCTTTGATTACAGCCACTAAGATTGTCTTGAAAAATACTTTAGATTTAATGGGAATTTCAGCGCCAGAAAAGATGTAA
- the smpB gene encoding SsrA-binding protein SmpB, producing the protein MKEITKNKKAYFNYEILERFRAGISLIGQEVKSIKSGRISLQGTYVVLKDEEVFLIGANIPPYQPKNAPKDYNPERTRKLLLKKSEIKYLIGKTKQKGLTIVPLRVYSIRGKIKLEIAIAKGKKKFDKRELIKKREVEREIRRTLRG; encoded by the coding sequence ATGAAAGAGATTACTAAAAACAAAAAGGCTTACTTTAACTATGAAATCTTAGAAAGGTTTAGAGCTGGCATTTCTTTGATTGGACAGGAAGTAAAATCAATAAAATCAGGAAGAATAAGTCTTCAGGGGACCTATGTGGTATTGAAAGATGAAGAGGTTTTTTTAATTGGAGCTAATATTCCTCCTTATCAACCAAAAAATGCGCCTAAAGATTATAATCCTGAAAGAACAAGAAAGCTTTTACTTAAAAAGTCTGAAATTAAGTATTTAATTGGAAAAACAAAACAAAAGGGTTTGACAATTGTGCCTCTAAGGGTTTATAGTATAAGGGGAAAAATAAAATTGGAGATTGCTATCGCTAAAGGAAAGAAAAAGTTTGATAAAAGAGAGTTAATTAAAAAAAGAGAAGTTGAAAGAGAAATAAGGAGAACTCTGCGGGGGTGA